The following are encoded in a window of Roseivirga misakiensis genomic DNA:
- a CDS encoding acyl-CoA-binding protein, whose product MSLETTFENAVKASKTISERPSNQDLLKLYSLYKQATEGDNTNDAPGGFDFKGMAKHNAWNELSGTAKEDAMRQYIDLIDTLKSP is encoded by the coding sequence ATGTCATTAGAAACAACATTTGAAAACGCTGTTAAAGCGTCAAAAACGATTTCCGAGCGACCTTCAAATCAGGATTTACTAAAGCTCTACTCGCTCTATAAACAAGCTACCGAAGGAGATAATACCAACGATGCTCCAGGGGGATTCGATTTTAAAGGGATGGCCAAACATAACGCTTGGAACGAATTATCGGGCACCGCTAAGGAGGACGCCATGAGACAGTATATCGACCTTATAGACACTCTAAAATCCCCTTAA
- a CDS encoding outer membrane beta-barrel protein, protein MKNKPKSFAVFVLFISLFPVLAQGQTYSYSTDYQAGAKIKLVSARMNISSELVSTSDASSEVGYQFGGFFRVNINKVFVEADLLYSKIKTQLVFNDFDGIVGFDPLAEFEFNTIEIPLSIGYRIGNLRLFMGPSISNLVSGQRSFLNEIEKVTDEYNRTNLMWHWGIGGDFQRIFIDINYESGLSKTGESLTNLIGREFIPRQRQWVFSVALNLLRD, encoded by the coding sequence ATGAAGAATAAGCCAAAAAGCTTTGCTGTTTTTGTCCTTTTTATATCGCTATTCCCAGTTTTGGCGCAAGGGCAAACTTATTCTTATTCAACTGATTATCAGGCTGGGGCCAAAATCAAATTAGTCAGCGCCCGCATGAACATTAGCAGTGAGCTGGTCAGTACTTCCGATGCCAGCTCAGAAGTAGGCTATCAGTTTGGTGGTTTTTTTAGGGTTAACATAAACAAAGTCTTCGTTGAGGCAGATTTGCTTTATTCGAAAATTAAAACACAGTTGGTGTTCAATGATTTTGACGGCATTGTTGGCTTCGATCCGTTAGCGGAATTTGAGTTTAATACGATAGAAATTCCATTGAGTATCGGCTATAGAATTGGCAATCTTCGGCTTTTCATGGGCCCATCAATTAGCAATCTGGTTTCTGGCCAACGATCGTTTTTAAATGAAATTGAGAAGGTCACCGATGAATACAATCGCACAAACCTCATGTGGCATTGGGGAATTGGGGGTGATTTTCAGCGTATTTTTATTGATATCAATTACGAATCGGGCCTAAGTAAAACAGGGGAGAGCCTGACTAATTTGATAGGCCGAGAATTTATACCAAGACAGCGACAGTGGGTTTTCAGTGTAGCCTTGAATTTACTCAGGGACTAA
- a CDS encoding 3-hydroxyacyl-CoA dehydrogenase family protein: MEQISVIGSGTMGNGIAHVFAQNGFKVNLVDISQDALDRALKTIGKNLDRMVAKEKIDEATKTATLDNITTHTDLKSGVAEADLVVEAATENVNIKLKIFEDLEAFTKPSCILASNTSSIPITKIGAVTKRPDKVIGMHFMNPVPVMKLVEVIRGYATSDEVTALIMETSKKLGKVPTEVNDYPGFIANRILMPMINEAIISLHEGVAGVEEIDTVMKLGMAHPMGPLQLADFIGLDICLSIMNVLYEGFGNPKYAPCPLLVNMVTAGYLGVKSGEGFYSWGHGTKELIVSDQFKK, from the coding sequence ATGGAGCAAATTTCAGTAATAGGTTCAGGAACAATGGGAAATGGTATCGCCCATGTTTTTGCACAAAATGGATTTAAGGTAAACCTTGTCGATATTTCACAAGATGCACTGGATAGGGCCTTGAAAACAATCGGAAAAAACTTGGATAGAATGGTAGCTAAGGAAAAGATTGATGAAGCCACCAAAACTGCCACTTTAGACAATATTACAACCCACACAGATTTGAAATCGGGTGTGGCTGAGGCCGACTTAGTGGTAGAAGCTGCAACTGAAAATGTAAACATCAAACTCAAAATCTTTGAAGATCTAGAGGCGTTTACCAAACCTTCTTGTATCCTAGCTTCTAACACCTCTTCTATCCCCATTACCAAAATTGGTGCGGTAACAAAAAGACCTGATAAAGTGATTGGTATGCACTTTATGAACCCTGTACCCGTAATGAAGCTGGTAGAAGTAATCCGTGGTTATGCGACTTCTGACGAGGTCACTGCCTTGATTATGGAAACATCTAAGAAATTGGGTAAAGTACCAACCGAAGTGAACGATTACCCAGGCTTTATTGCCAACCGGATTCTGATGCCGATGATCAACGAGGCGATCATTTCTTTACATGAAGGCGTAGCTGGTGTTGAGGAAATTGATACGGTTATGAAACTTGGTATGGCTCACCCAATGGGGCCACTTCAACTAGCTGATTTTATCGGTTTAGATATTTGCCTGTCGATCATGAACGTACTATACGAAGGCTTTGGTAACCCTAAATATGCACCTTGCCCACTATTGGTAAATATGGTGACTGCGGGATACCTTGGAGTAAAATCTGGCGAAGGCTTCTACTCTTGGGGGCACGGTACTAAAGAATTGATTGTCTCAGATCAGTTCAAGAAGTAA
- a CDS encoding copper homeostasis protein CutC, with product MRKLEVCANSIESALNAQNGGADRIELCMELSVGGLTPSKGTIQLAMELLEIPVYVLIRPRSGDFHYSKLELEVMKEDILFCTQAGCHGVVFGALHADRRIDQSATELLMDAAGYMDVTFHRAFDVVPNYFEAMDTLRDLGVQRILTAGGQGNCSDNIETLGELVEEAEDDLIIMPGGGLRPENLDLLKETGALEYHSSAIINGPYTDLKIVRKLKKGML from the coding sequence ATGAGAAAACTTGAAGTCTGTGCCAATTCTATCGAATCTGCCTTGAATGCGCAGAACGGTGGGGCAGATAGAATAGAATTATGTATGGAGCTTTCAGTTGGCGGTTTGACACCCAGCAAAGGAACAATTCAGCTAGCCATGGAATTACTTGAAATCCCTGTTTATGTATTGATTAGGCCTAGATCTGGCGATTTCCATTATTCAAAATTGGAGTTAGAGGTAATGAAAGAAGACATTTTGTTTTGTACCCAAGCTGGATGCCACGGAGTTGTGTTTGGAGCTTTACATGCCGATCGTCGAATAGATCAGTCCGCAACTGAACTTTTGATGGATGCAGCCGGCTATATGGATGTTACTTTTCACCGAGCGTTCGATGTAGTGCCAAATTACTTTGAAGCAATGGACACCCTGAGAGACCTTGGCGTTCAGCGGATATTGACTGCTGGTGGTCAAGGCAATTGTAGTGATAACATTGAAACCTTAGGCGAACTGGTAGAAGAGGCCGAAGACGATTTAATTATTATGCCAGGCGGTGGACTTCGGCCAGAAAATTTAGATCTGCTCAAAGAAACTGGCGCCTTGGAGTACCATAGTTCCGCCATTATTAATGGACCCTATACTGACCTGAAAATAGTCAGAAAACTAAAAAAGGGAATGCTATAA
- a CDS encoding endonuclease/exonuclease/phosphatase family protein — translation MIKKIRHTCNDKFWNILLLTFIWLVIEKPGIKAQSVKFYAASESFNAEKRGDDRFRIVFYNVENLFDYFNDSTTLDEEFLPRGGRFWTKERYLKKQADLAKTLIAIGGWEPPALIGLGEVENRYVLNSLVGFTALKPIGYEIIHQDSEDRRGIDVAAIYRPDKFKLIDYQYYQIRFPFDESSRTRDILHVVGELPNRDTLHYFVNHWPSKFGGEFETKPKRLFTAQFLKHKVDSTLNLNPNHLIVITGDFNDEPDAESLLNGLETSLDPATKDPNTLYNLMYEMMYLIGTHSFENKWSIIDHFVVNGRLKNGNSTTRIFRNSAQIFDMPFLIMEGATGTTRPFRTYQGPKYVGGFSDHLPILLDLVLK, via the coding sequence ATGATTAAAAAAATCAGACATACTTGTAATGACAAGTTTTGGAATATTCTACTACTCACTTTTATCTGGCTTGTCATAGAGAAGCCAGGAATTAAAGCGCAATCAGTAAAATTCTATGCGGCGTCCGAAAGCTTTAATGCTGAAAAACGAGGTGATGACAGGTTTAGAATAGTTTTCTATAATGTTGAAAACCTCTTCGATTATTTCAATGATTCAACAACTTTGGACGAGGAGTTTCTTCCACGCGGCGGACGTTTCTGGACCAAGGAGCGCTATTTGAAGAAACAAGCTGACTTAGCCAAGACATTGATAGCGATTGGTGGTTGGGAACCTCCTGCCCTCATAGGATTGGGTGAGGTTGAAAATCGATACGTTTTGAATTCTTTGGTTGGGTTTACGGCCTTGAAACCAATCGGCTATGAAATCATTCATCAAGATTCTGAAGACAGGCGCGGTATTGATGTGGCGGCTATTTACAGGCCAGATAAGTTCAAACTGATCGACTACCAATATTACCAAATCAGATTTCCTTTCGATGAGTCTAGCAGGACTAGAGATATTCTTCATGTAGTCGGCGAATTACCAAACCGCGATACGCTGCATTATTTTGTGAACCACTGGCCTTCAAAGTTTGGTGGGGAGTTTGAAACGAAACCCAAACGCCTGTTTACGGCCCAGTTTTTAAAACATAAAGTTGACTCAACATTAAACCTAAATCCCAACCACTTAATCGTGATTACAGGAGACTTTAATGACGAACCTGATGCAGAAAGTCTTTTAAATGGACTAGAAACTTCACTCGACCCTGCCACTAAAGATCCGAATACACTTTACAACCTGATGTATGAAATGATGTATTTAATTGGTACCCACAGTTTCGAAAATAAATGGTCCATCATCGATCATTTTGTAGTAAACGGCCGCTTAAAGAATGGCAATTCTACCACAAGGATCTTTAGAAACTCCGCACAGATATTCGATATGCCATTTCTGATTATGGAAGGTGCAACGGGTACGACGCGTCCTTTTAGAACCTACCAAGGGCCGAAATATGTGGGTGGCTTCAGTGACCATTTACCAATCCTACTGGATTTGGTGTTGAAATAA
- a CDS encoding CvfB family protein: MIEIGKIQTLKIGRAVEFGCYLNDGVNEEDEILIPAKYLPEDYEIGDGIEVFVYTDHRSRPIAVTRMPLGQVGDIVGLKVKQVTNFGAFLDIDLEKDLFVPNKEQAVDMVEGRTYLVKLLIDHKTNRMIGSSKISAFLSIACSGFEEGEEVDAQIWQRTELGYKAVINGKCQGLIYANEIFDDIQIGDSRKAYVKLMRPDGKIDLALQKQGYEAVKDMSSVVLDRIREAGGVLALGDKSLPEEIKAEFGMSKKNYKKILGGLYKAGEIEILSNEVRLKKAEG, encoded by the coding sequence ATGATCGAGATAGGAAAAATTCAAACGTTGAAAATTGGTAGAGCCGTGGAATTCGGATGTTACCTCAATGATGGCGTAAATGAAGAAGATGAGATTCTCATTCCAGCGAAGTATTTACCAGAAGATTACGAGATCGGAGATGGTATAGAAGTTTTTGTTTACACCGACCATAGAAGTAGACCTATTGCCGTCACTAGAATGCCTTTGGGTCAAGTGGGCGATATTGTGGGACTAAAAGTGAAGCAAGTTACAAATTTCGGTGCCTTTTTAGATATCGATTTGGAAAAGGACCTTTTTGTCCCGAACAAAGAACAAGCGGTGGACATGGTGGAAGGGAGAACCTATTTGGTGAAACTTCTGATTGATCATAAAACGAACCGAATGATCGGGTCAAGTAAAATATCGGCTTTTTTGAGTATTGCTTGCTCTGGGTTTGAAGAAGGAGAAGAGGTTGACGCTCAAATTTGGCAAAGAACAGAGTTAGGTTATAAAGCAGTAATCAATGGAAAATGCCAAGGCTTAATTTATGCCAATGAAATCTTTGACGATATTCAAATTGGCGATAGCCGAAAGGCTTATGTCAAGTTAATGCGCCCAGATGGCAAGATTGATTTGGCTTTGCAGAAGCAAGGCTATGAAGCTGTAAAGGACATGAGCAGCGTAGTGTTAGATCGTATACGAGAAGCAGGCGGGGTGCTAGCCCTAGGAGACAAAAGCTTACCAGAGGAAATCAAAGCGGAATTCGGTATGAGCAAAAAGAATTACAAGAAAATTCTCGGCGGATTGTATAAGGCAGGGGAGATAGAAATACTCAGTAATGAGGTGAGGCTTAAAAAAGCAGAAGGTTAG
- a CDS encoding sterol desaturase family protein → MNLNPTVIAIPVYFLLIGIELIVHRIKATKSYRLNDAITNINCGVTSQVTGAFLRVFSIGLYTLFYDHYRLTTITENVFTWLIAFILYDFFYYWAHRMSHQVNLFWGGHSVHHQSEEYNLSVALRQSSTQIIWTSIFYIPMALIGINPLVLISVSGFNLLYQFWIHTESIDKLPKWFEAVFNTPSHHRVHHARNPKYIDKNHAGTFIIWDRMFGTFREEEERPTYGITKNLDSWNPVWANFAHYADMVKDIRQMPKFSDKVKYLFQKPGWLPESMGGYRAPYDVDKTTYRKYDLRAVWAMNAYVFGQYLLLLVGTALFLFGMERFDENLIEKSAMAMLIIISTVSFGALFENRRWAISLEISRLMLIPISLSYFIMDLSPDIWFISGALLYIFGSLFWLLKVRAVPSAKID, encoded by the coding sequence ATGAATCTCAATCCAACTGTAATTGCTATCCCAGTATACTTCTTACTTATTGGAATTGAGCTCATTGTCCACCGCATAAAAGCCACAAAGTCTTATCGTTTAAATGATGCCATTACCAATATTAATTGCGGGGTCACTTCACAGGTTACGGGTGCATTTCTGCGTGTTTTTAGCATTGGACTTTACACGCTTTTCTATGATCACTACAGACTAACCACGATTACTGAAAACGTATTTACATGGCTTATCGCCTTTATACTATATGATTTCTTCTATTACTGGGCACACCGAATGAGTCACCAAGTAAACTTGTTTTGGGGAGGTCATAGTGTACATCATCAGAGCGAGGAATATAATCTTTCGGTAGCCTTACGGCAGAGCTCAACGCAAATCATTTGGACCTCAATTTTCTATATCCCGATGGCTTTGATAGGGATAAATCCTTTGGTACTGATATCTGTTTCTGGATTTAACTTGTTATACCAATTTTGGATTCATACCGAATCGATCGATAAACTCCCGAAATGGTTTGAGGCTGTTTTCAATACACCTTCGCACCATAGAGTGCACCATGCACGAAACCCCAAATACATCGATAAGAATCATGCTGGGACTTTCATCATTTGGGATCGTATGTTTGGCACTTTTAGGGAAGAAGAGGAAAGGCCCACTTATGGTATCACTAAAAACCTGGATAGCTGGAATCCTGTTTGGGCCAACTTTGCTCATTATGCTGATATGGTCAAAGACATTCGCCAGATGCCGAAATTCTCTGATAAAGTGAAATATCTCTTCCAAAAGCCTGGTTGGCTACCAGAATCTATGGGAGGTTACCGGGCACCTTATGACGTAGACAAAACCACTTACAGGAAGTATGACCTACGCGCCGTTTGGGCCATGAACGCCTATGTTTTTGGTCAATACCTGCTTTTGCTAGTAGGTACGGCACTCTTCCTTTTTGGGATGGAACGCTTTGACGAGAACTTAATCGAAAAATCGGCGATGGCCATGCTCATCATTATCTCGACCGTTAGCTTCGGTGCTCTATTTGAGAATCGGCGTTGGGCTATAAGCTTGGAGATTTCAAGGTTAATGCTCATTCCAATATCTCTATCCTACTTTATCATGGACTTGTCGCCCGACATTTGGTTTATTAGTGGCGCTTTATTGTACATCTTTGGGTCACTATTTTGGTTACTCAAAGTGCGGGCTGTACCTTCGGCAAAAATAGACTAA
- a CDS encoding DNA topoisomerase IV subunit B, with protein sequence MAKQAANYTEDSIRSLDWKEHIRLRPGMYIGKLGDGSAQDDGIYVLVKEVIDNSIDEHMMGYGKTIDVKVSEHKVEVRDYGRGIPLGKVVDCVSKINTGGKYDSGAFQKSVGLNGVGTKAVNALSNYFKVQSYRDGMTKVAEFQRGEITNDAKETTSSGRNGTQIVFRPDETVFKNYHFIPQYLDDLIWNYCFLNAGLTINFNGEKYHSERGLYDLLSRKTDEDNLRYPIIQLIGDDIEIALSHTNQYGEDYYSFVNGQYTTQGGTHQAALREAVVKTVREFYGKNFDATDVRASIVGAIAVRVQEPVFESQTKTKLGSQSVAPDGPTMRTFVNDFVKKALDDYLHKHSEVADALLKRIMQSERERKEIAGIKKLANDRAKKANLHNKKLRDCRVHLNDLKKDEELRNASTLFITEGDSASGSITKSRDVQSQAVFSLRGKPLNCYGQTKKVVYENEEFNLLQHALNIEDGLEGLRYDKIVIATDADVDGMHIRLLLLTYFLQFFPDLVRRGHVYILETPLFRVRNKKETIYCYSDEERQRAISKLGAKPEITRFKGLGEISPDEFKGFIGQDMRLEPIILRKDTSIQELLKFYMGKNTPDRQVFIIDNLKIEKDLADEAA encoded by the coding sequence ATGGCGAAACAAGCAGCGAATTACACCGAAGATAGTATTCGGTCCCTCGATTGGAAAGAGCATATTAGACTTAGACCCGGCATGTATATCGGGAAACTCGGCGACGGGTCTGCTCAAGATGATGGTATTTATGTTTTAGTAAAGGAAGTGATCGATAATAGTATCGATGAACACATGATGGGTTATGGAAAGACCATCGATGTGAAAGTTTCCGAACACAAAGTAGAAGTCAGAGATTACGGCCGAGGAATTCCACTTGGTAAAGTGGTAGACTGCGTATCTAAAATCAATACAGGGGGGAAATATGACTCAGGAGCTTTTCAAAAATCCGTCGGTTTAAATGGTGTAGGTACCAAAGCCGTAAATGCCCTGTCGAACTACTTCAAGGTACAATCCTATCGGGATGGTATGACCAAAGTCGCGGAATTTCAACGAGGAGAAATTACAAACGACGCAAAAGAGACTACTTCAAGTGGAAGAAATGGTACCCAAATCGTTTTTCGCCCAGATGAGACCGTTTTCAAAAACTACCACTTCATTCCCCAATATTTAGACGATTTGATTTGGAACTATTGCTTTCTAAATGCTGGGTTGACGATAAACTTCAACGGCGAGAAATACCATTCAGAACGAGGGCTTTACGATCTATTATCTCGAAAAACCGATGAGGATAACCTTCGTTACCCGATCATTCAGCTCATCGGGGACGATATTGAGATAGCACTTTCGCATACCAACCAATACGGAGAAGACTATTACTCCTTTGTAAATGGTCAGTACACCACCCAAGGTGGAACACACCAAGCAGCCTTGAGAGAAGCGGTTGTAAAAACTGTACGGGAGTTCTACGGTAAGAACTTTGATGCCACAGATGTGAGAGCGTCGATTGTAGGAGCCATTGCCGTTCGAGTTCAAGAGCCTGTTTTTGAATCTCAAACGAAGACGAAACTAGGATCACAGAGTGTGGCACCAGATGGCCCAACGATGAGAACTTTCGTCAATGATTTTGTGAAAAAAGCGTTGGACGACTATTTGCACAAGCATTCAGAAGTCGCTGATGCGCTTTTGAAACGTATCATGCAGTCAGAGCGCGAACGAAAAGAAATAGCGGGTATTAAAAAGCTTGCAAACGATCGTGCTAAAAAGGCCAACCTACACAACAAGAAATTAAGAGATTGCAGAGTTCACTTGAATGACCTAAAAAAGGATGAAGAATTGAGAAACGCCTCAACACTTTTCATTACCGAAGGAGATTCCGCCAGTGGATCGATCACCAAGTCGCGAGACGTTCAAAGTCAGGCCGTTTTTAGTTTAAGAGGAAAGCCGCTGAACTGCTACGGGCAAACCAAAAAAGTGGTTTACGAGAACGAAGAATTTAACCTACTCCAACATGCGTTGAACATAGAAGATGGTCTGGAAGGGCTTCGCTATGATAAGATCGTAATCGCTACAGATGCCGACGTGGACGGAATGCATATTAGGTTACTGTTGTTAACCTACTTCTTACAGTTTTTTCCTGATTTGGTTAGGAGAGGGCATGTCTATATTCTGGAAACGCCACTTTTTAGGGTTCGCAATAAGAAAGAAACAATCTATTGCTATAGTGATGAGGAGCGCCAAAGAGCTATCAGTAAACTTGGTGCAAAACCTGAGATCACTAGGTTTAAAGGGCTCGGTGAAATATCTCCTGACGAATTCAAAGGCTTTATTGGTCAAGATATGAGGCTAGAGCCGATTATTTTGAGAAAAGATACCAGTATCCAAGAGTTACTGAAGTTCTATATGGGCAAGAACACGCCAGACAGACAAGTGTTCATTATAGATAACTTGAAGATTGAGAAAGATTTGGCTGATGAAGCCGCATAG
- a CDS encoding DNA gyrase/topoisomerase IV subunit A, which yields MSEENNDGLAPEEEGKIRDVIPVSGMYESWFLDYASYVILERAVPAIEDGFKPVQRRILHSMKEMDDGRFNKVANIIGQTMQYHPHGDASIGDAMVHIGQKDLLIETQGNWGDIRTGDRAAAARYIEARLSKFALEVVFNPQTTDWQLSYDGRKKEPVTLPVKFPLLLAQGVEGIAVGLSTKILPHNFIELIQASIKVLQGKKPKIYPDFPTGGMADFSEYNEGRRGGKVKVRAVIEEHDKKTLVIKDIPFGTTTTGLIDSIIKANDKGKIKVKKVIDNTAEDVEILVELASGQSPNITIDALYAFTDCETSISPNACVIIDDKPHFVSVNDMLRVSTEKTVDLLRQELEIRKAELLEKILFSSLEKIFIENRIYRDIEECETWEAVIDTIDKGLDPFKKQFYREITHDDITRLTEIKIKRISRFDAFKADELMKRLEEELSEVEHNLANLIDYAIAYFERLKEKYGKDRERKTEIKSFENIAATVVAANNAKLYVNRKEGFIGYGLKRDEFVSECSDIDDIIVFRADGKFQVVRISDKIFVGKDILWAGVFKKNDERKVYNMMYLDGKSGRTMVKRFQVLGVTRDREYDLTKGERGSKVLYFTANPNGEAELVTVYLTSGAKARVKVFDFNFADIEIKGRGAGGNIVTKYPVRKVQLKMEGKSTLGGLDIWYDESVGRLNRDQRGELLGNFQADDMVLVIYNSGEYELTSFDLTNRYEPAKIHLIEKFNPEGVISVIHYDASSAQNYVKRFQVETSTRDKKFLFINEEKGSKLQLATTLKDAQIEVHYTIKGSRERHKTVFDMDMLIDVKGWRANGNRLSPHNVKKVVLLDGKKVDVNVEDAEAETAEVSEEQEAVVEKTPEAPITVDEKPKEEKVVPEVEKPVQEKPEKKEAPKPKSDGKKPGSGEYNVGDTIELF from the coding sequence ATGAGCGAAGAAAATAATGACGGGCTGGCCCCCGAAGAAGAAGGGAAAATTAGAGATGTAATTCCTGTTTCAGGAATGTATGAGAGCTGGTTTCTAGACTATGCCTCTTATGTAATCCTAGAAAGAGCCGTTCCTGCCATAGAAGATGGATTCAAACCCGTTCAAAGGCGGATTCTCCACTCGATGAAAGAGATGGATGATGGGCGATTCAACAAAGTGGCCAATATTATCGGTCAAACGATGCAGTATCACCCGCATGGTGACGCGTCCATCGGTGATGCGATGGTCCACATCGGTCAAAAAGACCTTTTGATTGAAACGCAAGGGAACTGGGGTGACATTCGTACCGGAGACCGAGCAGCAGCAGCTAGGTATATTGAAGCCAGACTTTCGAAATTCGCTTTAGAAGTAGTATTTAATCCACAAACTACGGACTGGCAGCTCTCCTATGATGGACGAAAAAAAGAGCCGGTTACACTACCCGTTAAGTTTCCACTGCTACTAGCCCAAGGCGTGGAAGGTATCGCTGTTGGACTTTCTACCAAGATATTACCGCACAACTTTATAGAACTTATTCAAGCATCAATCAAGGTGCTTCAAGGTAAAAAACCGAAGATTTATCCCGACTTTCCAACTGGTGGTATGGCCGATTTTTCGGAGTATAATGAAGGCCGAAGAGGAGGTAAGGTTAAAGTTAGAGCCGTCATAGAAGAGCATGACAAAAAGACCTTAGTAATCAAGGACATTCCTTTCGGTACTACAACTACAGGACTGATTGATTCCATTATCAAAGCGAATGATAAAGGGAAAATTAAAGTCAAAAAGGTAATTGATAATACAGCAGAAGACGTTGAGATTTTGGTTGAATTAGCCTCAGGGCAATCACCAAATATTACCATAGATGCCCTTTATGCGTTTACCGATTGTGAAACAAGTATTTCGCCCAATGCCTGCGTAATCATAGACGATAAGCCGCATTTTGTTTCTGTAAACGACATGTTGCGTGTGAGCACGGAGAAAACAGTCGATTTACTTCGTCAAGAACTTGAGATTAGGAAAGCCGAGCTCCTAGAAAAGATACTCTTCTCTTCTTTAGAGAAAATATTCATAGAAAATAGAATCTATAGAGATATTGAAGAGTGCGAAACTTGGGAGGCAGTGATCGATACGATCGATAAAGGACTCGATCCATTCAAAAAGCAATTCTACCGAGAGATCACACATGATGATATCACCCGTTTGACCGAAATCAAGATTAAACGAATTTCTCGATTCGATGCCTTCAAGGCAGATGAGCTGATGAAAAGGCTTGAAGAAGAGCTGTCGGAGGTTGAACACAACTTGGCTAATCTCATCGATTACGCCATTGCCTATTTCGAAAGGTTAAAAGAGAAATACGGCAAGGATAGAGAAAGAAAAACGGAGATTAAATCCTTCGAGAATATTGCTGCTACCGTGGTAGCTGCCAATAATGCTAAACTCTATGTGAATAGAAAAGAAGGATTTATCGGGTATGGATTGAAGCGAGACGAATTTGTTTCAGAATGCTCAGATATCGATGATATCATTGTTTTTAGGGCAGATGGTAAGTTCCAAGTTGTCAGAATTTCCGATAAAATCTTTGTTGGAAAAGACATTCTCTGGGCTGGCGTTTTCAAAAAGAACGACGAGAGGAAGGTATATAATATGATGTACCTAGACGGTAAGTCTGGTCGAACGATGGTGAAGCGTTTTCAGGTACTGGGCGTAACCAGAGATCGCGAATATGACCTGACTAAGGGGGAAAGAGGCTCTAAAGTCTTGTATTTCACAGCCAATCCGAACGGGGAGGCTGAGCTAGTGACTGTTTATCTAACTTCTGGAGCTAAGGCAAGGGTGAAAGTTTTCGACTTTAACTTTGCCGATATAGAAATAAAAGGACGTGGTGCAGGAGGAAATATAGTCACCAAATACCCGGTTCGGAAGGTTCAGCTAAAAATGGAGGGTAAATCCACCTTGGGAGGCCTGGATATTTGGTATGATGAATCTGTAGGTCGACTAAATCGCGATCAAAGAGGCGAGCTTTTAGGAAATTTCCAGGCCGATGACATGGTTTTGGTGATTTATAATAGTGGGGAATATGAACTGACCTCTTTTGATTTGACGAATCGATACGAGCCTGCTAAAATTCACCTTATCGAGAAATTCAATCCAGAAGGTGTTATTTCAGTGATTCATTATGATGCAAGTAGCGCTCAGAATTACGTAAAGCGTTTCCAAGTAGAGACATCCACGCGAGACAAGAAGTTTCTTTTTATCAATGAAGAAAAAGGCTCTAAACTTCAACTAGCAACAACATTAAAAGACGCTCAGATAGAAGTCCATTATACCATTAAAGGCTCTAGAGAACGGCATAAAACCGTATTTGATATGGATATGCTGATTGATGTGAAAGGTTGGAGAGCCAATGGAAACAGACTTTCGCCACATAATGTGAAAAAGGTGGTGTTGCTAGATGGCAAGAAGGTCGATGTAAATGTAGAGGACGCTGAAGCTGAGACGGCCGAGGTTTCGGAGGAGCAGGAAGCAGTGGTTGAAAAAACACCAGAAGCACCGATTACGGTCGATGAAAAGCCGAAAGAGGAAAAAGTAGTGCCCGAGGTTGAAAAGCCAGTACAAGAAAAGCCTGAAAAGAAGGAAGCACCTAAGCCAAAGTCAGATGGTAAAAAGCCAGGTTCTGGGGAATATAATGTAGGAGATACAATAGAACTGTTCTAG